In Segatella copri, the DNA window AGGGCTATGGTTGGGAGAGTATTGCCACTTATGAGGTACAGGAAAACGGAAAGTTGAGCAAGGAGGAATTTTGGAAAGACAGATTTGGTGGCAGCCCTACACACTTTTGGTTTGAGACATCACAGCAAGCTTTTAGTTATTTTTATAGTGATGCCTTGCCAGCCTTTTGTTTCAGTCGTGTATCATGGACTTATGACATGGACAAAGGCTTCATACTGTTTGGCAGCAACAAGCAGACAACAGACAGCAGATACATGCAGATTCTTAAGCTTGACGAGTCGAATGGCAAGACCTTAATGTACACCATACAAAAATTGGGAGCGACGAGTGATGGCAGCAATGGTTACAAGTCTATATATGGCATGATTGTATATAAACGCATGACCGAAACCGATTTGGAAATGATGAAGAAAAGTTACACGTATGATACGGATATTGACCGTTCTGTTCCCGACAACTGCAAGTTTAAGATTAAGGCATACTATGCAGAAGACGACAAAGACAACACAGACCCTGTGTTTCAGACCTTCTGCCTTGTAACATTTGAGCTTACCGATGAATATGGTTTCAACTCTTCAGATAATGCCTATTACAACTACTACGATTCAATTACTTGGACGAGTGATTGTCGTGATATGCCAGATAGCTTTGGAATCATGGAACGTAAGACAAACTGTTTGAATACTTCCTATTGGTGGAGCACATACTTCTTCACGCCTCATGACAATACTATTGTCTATGCCAATGGCTATAAAGATGGCCGTATTGTCTATCAAGCCCGAAAGAGGCTCTATTTGGTGAATGATGGATTCTTTGGTTACGATTGGGATAACGTAAGGTATAATTCCAAGAACCCCGAACTAACAGAATATTGCTTGCTGGACAAGAGCCGTGAGTTTATCCTAACTCCACCTACTGCCTACAAAGAAGACATTACAAAACCGTATGCAGAGTTACGTATTGTACTGAAAGGAGCAAAAGACAAAAACGACAAGGAATATATGTTAGGCGTGCTTGAACGTGAAAGAGAAGGTCTGTTGAAGATTATGGACCAGTACTATGAAGCACATAGTACTATAAAAGAAACAGAAAAGGCTTCGCTGTGTAAAACGTTTAAGGCACTACCCGAAGATGCTGATATTAAAGCATATTGGCGTACAAAACATTCTCGCATGGTACTGATACTTAAAACTGACGGGGAAGACCCTATAAACAGTGAATACTATGTGCATGCGGAACCAATTAAATGATAAATAAGTTTAATGTGGATAACGCAATTGAATGTAGCTTATATAACAACAATAGTCATAAGGCGAAGTTAATCTTTGTTTTATGACTATTGTTTTTTGCACCAACATAGTGTGGTTTCATTTTTATTTTGTATTTTTGCAACTGTAAAGAGTTGTTAGGCAAAGCAAACATATGCATATTGCAGAAGTTGTGACTATTGCCAAGTCATTACCTCTATTGAGGTTGAACACTTATAAATCGCTCATTTTAAGCTATTCAGCAGATTATAGAAGAATTTTTCGGAAAAATACTACCCAACGGTGTGGAGATTTTTTCGAAAACCGAAGGCTCGACCTTTTATTTCCAAAGCCCGCTGCCATACCTTTGCACCTGCACGATAACGGTTGATGCCAAAAGGAAAGACCATGTGGAGGAAAGAAAATCAGAGCGGCAAATGAAAATAGAAACTTCACGGAAGTTTTTGGACTGTACGATTATCGCATACCCATTTCTGAGAAATGGATACAACTTCGTCTTACAAACGTCTTGAAAAATGGAAATCGCATACAAAAATGGCACATCCATCAGAGAAATTCCGGTGAAAGAAGAGTATGGCTTGTCCATGCTTCTTGCATCGGGTTTTCTCCAAGGCTGTGCAGCCAAGCATGAAAGTGGTCGTTGAGGTTTACATCAATGACTTCTTTCTTGCGGTGGAGTATGCAAACAAAATGGTACGGCAAATCAAGGAATGGTGTTTCTTTTGATCGGTTAGCCTGCAACCGACAAAAAGAAGCACTTTTCCTCATGCCGTACTACTAAGACATGAAAGGGTGGCGTGCCACTGTTTCATGTCGTTTGGATTGTGCGATAAAAATGGGACTGCGAGTTGTGGCTATAAAAGTCAGCCGTTGTCAGCACGGCAAACAAAGAAAAGTCCTTGGCAGTATAGTCTTGAAGTATTTCAAGGCATACCGCCAAGGATTTTTCTTGCCGTGCCATAGTCGGAGGAAGTTAGTCTGAGGTACGAGGACTGTCTTTCTGCGACGACGGCTGACTTTTATACAAAACACACGAAAGAATGAGAATATACAAACGAAATAGACCATTCAAAAAACAGAAACCATTGCCACATAAGTTTGAATGGATTGAAATGGAAATAGCAAAGAATAGAGAAGAATATGGTTTAATGAAAACAGATTTATCCAAGCAAAAAATCGAGGATAAAAAATCTTAAAACATTCTTTATCCCCGATTAAATATCGTACCTTTGCAACCGAAAGAGTTCTTTGGATGGTTATGCAAATCACAGCAGGATGCTACATTCTGTTTATTTCTAATTCGTAACCTCTTCTTTTTATGAGATAAAAACTTATCTCATTCTCAATCACTTATAAAAAATACGTACTTTCTCCGCTTAAAAAGCCCTTTTTCCTGCATCGCGATGCATTCCCCGTTCCGTCGCGACGCAACATTTCTTCCCTCGCGATGCATGATTCATCCCCTTCGTGAGCCATCATTTATGCCCTCTTTCTGCCATCATTTATGCCTCGTATCAGTCATCATTTATGCCTCTTGCCAGCCATCATATAAGCCCGTAAAACGGGCTGTAGCAGGGCATTTGAGCTTTTTCCTGCCAAGGCTCAGCCAGCCATCTTTAGCAGGCATCGGGAGAGAGCGCATTTCAGATGAAAGAGGAGCGTTCTGAGAGGGAAAGGTTAACAGGTTAACAGTTAACACCCCAAAAATGCATACTTCCATCCACATACTTATATAAAAATAAGTATATATATTATTATATAATAAGGTACGCGAGGGGGACCATGCAAAAAACAGCTGTTAACTGTTAACCCTGTTAACCCCCTCGGCTTCTCTGTCCCCCTTTTAGGAAATTTAAACAAGAATGCTTGGTGGTTTCACCGAAAAACCTTACTTTTGTAACCTGACTGCAAACAAACGTAAAAACAATATTAACAACATAAAATGAAGAATCTCACATTCCATATCGTAGGACTCACCCATAATGACGTGAAAGGCCATGAGGTAGAGTATGCTAAAGAAGCAGAGGGAAGAACCATCTGCCTCGTGCCCGATGACGCCAACACCTTCGACATGCTGGCGGTGAAAGCTTATGACAAACAGCAGCTCATAGGCTATGTTTCAGCCCTGGAAGGCGAGGATGTACGCGCCCTTATCATCGCCCGCAAGGAGCGGAACCTGCGGGCGATAGAGGATTTCATCGTATGGAGCGTGAAGTATGATTTGTGGTGCAAGATGCGTTTCTTCGGCAATCAGATGCAGGAGGCGATAGATGCAGACAGCCGCTCTGTGTGTCATACTCCCGGTGTGAGCAATCTTCTTCTCTACGTTCATGACACCTTTGACAAGACAGAGATTCAGAACATCTGTCAGGTTCATGGCACCAAGACGAAGCTTGCCATCCTGCTGTGCAACTGGAAGAAGCGTGGCTTCATCATGAAGAACGAGGACGGCACCTACACCAAGACCGCCCGTTTCATTGCCAAGTATGGGCACTACGGAACGCCAGGAGTGGCTGCGTAGCGGTGACTTGGGGAGTATAGATTAGGCACGGATTACACGGATTATGCGGATTTTAAGTCTCTTATGTCAATCAGAAGCGTATTTATAATCTTGTAGAACATCCGTGTAATCCGTGTAATTCGTGCCTGATTTTGTAATGAGAATGTAAATGTCCTTGACCTTAATCAAGAAAAAAGGGCTTTTTGAAACTTTTCTCCTAAAATGTTTGTGTGCGCACACAAAAAGTTGTACCTTTGCACCAGAAAAAGAAAAAAGGATAAAAGATTATGGTAATGTTCGGGATAATGACAGTAGCAGTAGTAGCATTCGCAGTAGTTGCTTGCGCAGGTATGAACCTCGGAATGAACTGCGGCAAATAAGCTACGAAGCTAAGAGAGCATAGAAATCCTCCTCCGGGAGGTAAGAAATAAAGAGAGTTAAGATTTTGTTAGGTAAAACTACAAGATTGTATATTTAAGATAACAAATTTAAGAAAGGAAAAGATTATGTTAGTATTAGGAATGATTATCGCAGTAGTTGTTGCATGTGTAGCTGAAGTTGGTGCTATTAACAACAAGTTGGCTTAATCGGAGATTAGCCATGCGAAGGGCTCCAAAAGAGCCGAGATTAAAAAATGGCTGGCAGCAATGCACAGCTGAGTAAAAACAGTAGGGAGCCAAAGGGGCTTCCGAAACCAGAGAGGAGAGTAAAAACTCCTTTTCATTTGAAATTCATACTTGTCCCCTGAGAGTTTTCGTGATAAATTCTGATTGGGGATTTCATATATAGATTGTTAAAAATTCGTTTTAGGTTTTATAGATTTTCATTTTAGGTTTTTAGGTTTAAGTTTTTAGGTTAATTGTTAGTTGTTTTAAGGAAAAAGCAGTTTTAATTCATTAAATTACGAAGGCAACAACGAGGGAAGTCGCATGACGACCCAAGTTGTTGCCTTCTTTGTTTCTTATTTATCTGAAAATCAGCGTGGTGAGCCTGTCTTTATCAAACAACTCCTGAGCCACGGCCTGTATCTGTTCGGCAGTAATCTCATCCACCTGCTCGTAGAGTCGGTCTACGTTCTTCTCCCAGCCATAGTGAAGGAAGCTCTTGCCGAAGTCGAGGGCAAAGTTCTCGCGGTTGTCGCAAGCCACGCCTACCTGTCCCTTAATCTGCTTCTTGGCGGCCTTGAGCTGCGCCTCGCTCAGCGGCTTCTGCATGAACTTATCCAGTTCCTTGCGAACCAGTCTGAGGCAGCGCTTCACGTCGTGCTCATCGCAGCCGAAATAAATGCTCCAAATGCCCGTATCGCCATAAGCCGCCATCGTGCTCTCTACGGTGTAAACCAGTCCGTTGTGCTCGCGCAGGGCTAGGTTCAGCTTGGCATTCATTCCCGGTCCGCCCAGCATATTGTTGAGCAGATAGAGCGGCATTCTGCGGCTGTCGTTCACATCGTAGGCGCGGGTTCCAATCATCACATGAGCCTGATGCGTATTCTTCTGCATCACAATCGTCTGCCCCTCGAAGGAGTGTTGAGTGTTGAATGTTGAGTGTTGAATGTTGAATTGGGCTTGCGCCTCTGGACTATTGAATTGGCTTTCCCTTCGGTCGCCGAACGTTGTTTCTTCACTCTTCACTCTTCGTTCTTCACTTAAAAAGCTCTTCTTCAAGAGTCTTACCAGCTTCTTGAAGTCAATGTCTCCGTAAGCGAAGAATATCGCATTATCCGGCCGGTAAAGTTTTCTTGTAAAGCGCAGCGCATCTTCTGTCTTGAACGAGCGAACCTGCTCGGCTGTGCCCAGAATATTGTGGCCCAGCGGCGAACCCTTGAAGATGATATTTTCGAATTCATCATAAATCAGTTCGGCAGGAGAATCGTTGTAACTCTCTATCTCATCGCAGATTACCTCTACCTCCTTGTCGATTTCCGCTTGCGGATAAACCGAATGGAAAACGATGTCGGTGAGCAGATCTACGGCTCTTGTGATGTGCTCCTTGAGGATGGCTGAGTAATAAACCGTGCCTTCCTTGTTGGTGTAGGCGTTCAGGTCGCCTCCCACGCTCTCCAGACAGTTGAGAATGTGCCACGCCTTGCGGCGCTCTGTGCCCTTGAAAGTAACGTGCTCACAGAAGTGGGCAAGTCCTTCTTCGCCCGGCTCCTCGTTTCGGGTGCCGGCGTTAATCTGGTAACCGCAATACACCACCTTGCTGTCTGAAGGCAGGTGGATGATGCGGAGTCCATTATCGAGTGTATAAGTATTGTATTTCATTTCAAGGTGCAAAGTTACACTGAAAATGTAATTTATCCAAAAAAATAGTCATTTATTTTGCATTATCGCCAAAAAGACTTATCTTTGCTCCCAAAAAATAAATATAGACATCAAAAAACAATGCGCAAAGTAATAGGAATAGGAGAAACCGTGCTTGACATCATCTTCAAGGGCGGCAAGCCGATAGAGGCAGTACCGGGTGGCTCATCATTCAATGCAGTCATCTCGTTGGGCCGTGCGGGCGTAAATGCTTCGTTTATCAGCGAGGCGGGCAACGACCGCATAGGAGAGTATGTGATTCAGTTTTTGAGAGATAATGGGGTGAATGCTGACAATGTGAGCATCTTCCCGGAATCGAAGTCGCCGCTCTCGCTGGCTTTCCTCGACGAGAACAACAATGCCGACTACATCTTCTACAAGGATCATCCTCACGACCAGCTGGAGTTTGCCACACCGGAAATCAATCCTGGCGACATCGTGCTCTTCGGTTCGTTCTTCGCTCTGAATCCTGTGGTCCGTCCTCAGGTTGCCGGTTTCCTGGAGTATGCGAAGGAGCACGGCGCCATTCTTTATTACGACATCAACTTCCGTGCTTCTCATCAGAACGAAATCATGAAGATTACACCTAATCTGATAGAGAACCTGGAGATGGCTGATTTCGTACGCGGAAGCCACGAGGACTTTGGAATCCTCTACAAGAAACCGGAGGCGGATAAGGTTTATAATGCCGAAATCAGTTTCTACTGCAAGAAGTTTATCTGCACTCAGGGCGCTGAGCCTGTAGAGGTTCGTGCCGAGAACGGCTTTGCCAAGAGTTATCCTTCGGAGAAGATGAAGCCGGTGAGCACTATCGGAGCCGGCGATAATTTCAACGCAGGCTTCGTTTTCGGACTGATCAAGGATGGAATCACCCGCGAGGACATCGACCGCGGCTTATCTGAGGCGCAATGGGACAGTCTCCTTGTTTCGGCTCAAGAATTCTCCACCGAATGCTGCAAGGACATCTACAATTATGTTTCGAAGGAATTTGGAGAAGAAAAGAAGAAGAAATTATAAAAATATAAAAGATATGACAGAAATTACAAACAAAATTTATTACGTAGGCGTAAACGACCGCAACAAGCATCGTTTTGAGGGCCTCTGGCCTTTGCCTAACGGAGTGAGCTACAACTCTTATATCATTGACGATGAGAAGGTAGCGCTGGTAGATACTGTAGAGGTTGATTTCTTCACCCAGTTCCTCGAGAATATCCACGAGGTGATTGGCGACCGCGAAATCGATTATCTTATCATCAACCACATGGAACCTGACCACAGCGGCTCCATCGCCCTCATCAAGAAATATTACCCTAACATCAAGATTGTGGGCAACAAGAAGACCCTGGGAATGCTCGAAGGCTTCTACGGCGTAACAGATGACGTGGTAGAGGTAAAGAATGGCGAAACCCTTTCATTGGGCAACCACGAGCTGAGTTTTGTTCTCATCCCTATGGTTCACTGGCCAGAGACCATGGTAACGCTCGATGCAAAGAACAAGGTGCTCTTCTCAGGTGATGCGTTCGGTTGCTTCGGTGCGCTGAACGGCGGAATCATCGATACGGAAATCAACTGCGAGACTTTCTGGCTGGAGATGGTTCGCTACTACTCAAACATTGTGGGTAAGTATGGAATCCCTGTTCAGAATGCCTTGAAGAAGTTGGCTGGCGTGGAGCTGGATTACATCTGCTCAACCCATGGTCCGGTTTGGCACGAGCATATTGAGAAGGTTATCGGCATGTATGATAAGATGTCGAAGTACGAGACGGAGCCGGGCCTCGTTATCTGCTACGGCACCATGTACGGCAATACCGAGCGCATGGCTGAAATCATCGCCCGTGCGGCAAGCAAGGCTGGCGTGAAGAACATCGTAATGTACAACATCTCGAAGACTCACCACAGCTACATCCTGCGCGACATCTTCCGCTACAAGGGCCTTATCGTGGGTGCTCCAACCTACAATGCCGGTCTTTATCACGAGATGGAGGTTCTCCTCTCCGAGCTTGCCAATAAGGACGTTAAGAACCACCTCCTCGGTTGGTATGGTTCTCATTGCTGGGCGAGCAAGGCTGTGGCTAAGATTCAGGAGTGGAACGACACCAAGCTCCACTACGAGGCTGTAGGCGAACCTGTAGATATGAAGCAGGCGATTACTCCAGAGGTAAAGGCGCAGTGCGAGGCTCTGGGTAAGGCGATGGCAGAGAAGCTGCTGGCAGAATAAAAGATTTCTTGTTAGAGATTATTATAAAAGAGCGGAATGGCAGCTGGGGTTAACAGAGTTAACAGTTAACAGTTGTTTTTCCGCTCTTTCTTTTGTTTTTTAAGGAACTAATCGAAAACTATTCATTCTAAATGAAAGGTTTTAGGTAAAAGTGTTCATTCAAAATGAAAGATTTCTGAAAAATTATTCATTCAGAATGAAAGATTTTTGTTTTTCTCTTGCTACTTTCAGATATTTTTCTTATTTTTGCCCACGAATCATAAAATAGTAAAGCAATGAAAGAACTGTTGAAACAAATAATATTTGAGCAGCAGGACAACTGCAGGCATCTTATGCAGGATGCCATCCCTCGACACATAGAAGAGGAATGGCTTACCACCTCGGAAATCCTTATCATAACTGGTGTAAGACGATGTGGAAAGTCGGTGTTGCTGCAGCAACTGCGTGATAAGTTGGAGGAGAAAGATTTCTTCTTCAATTTTGACGATGAGCGTCTCGTAAACTTTAAGCTTGAAGATTTTGCAACCTTGCAGGAATGCTTCTTTGAGCTTTTCGGTGAGCAACACACCTATTACTTTGATGAGATTCAAAACATTGCGGGTTGGGAAACCTTTGTCAGACGTCTTTACAATGAAGGCAATAAGGTGGTGGTGACAGGATCCAATGCCCGGATGCTGAGCAAGGAGATGGGCACTCATCTCACAGGGCGTTATATCTCTGTGGAGGTTTATCCTTTCTCTTTTGCCGAATACCTGCAGCTGGAGCATATTGAGCCTTCGCAGAAAGATTTCTATCTGATGGCGAGCCGTTCCAAACTGCTGGGTCATTTCCGTGATTTCTTGGAGAGGGGTGGTTTCCCGAAATATCTTCAGACGGGTTCCGTCAGTTACCTGTCCTCACTTTATGAGAGCATTATCTTCCGGGATGTGATGGCTCGCAATGGTCTTACAAACGACAAGGAAATTAAAGAACTTGCATTTTATCTTGCCAGCAATGCCACCAAGCGTGTTACCTATAACTCGCTGGGAAAGATAGTGGGCATTCGCCATCCCGAAACCATCAAGAACTATCTGGAATATATTCAGCAAACCTACATGATATTCCAGTTATTGAAGTATGCTCCATCGGTAAAGACCCAGATGTTGAGCCCGAAGAAGGTGTATTTTATAGATAATGCCATCATCAGCAGGATGGGTTTCAATGTCACGGATAACAATGGTGTAAAACTGGAGAATGCCGTTTTCATCGAATTGCTGCGAAGGGGTTACGACTTGTTCTACCATGCCGACAAGAAAGAGTGCGACTTTGTGGTGAGAGAAGGTGTAAGGATTACCCAGGCTTACCAGGTTACGGTGAAGATGGATGATGAGAAGACTCGCAAGCGTGAGATAGAGGGCCTGCAAGAGGCGATGGAAATCTATGATTTATCAGAGGGTTACATCATTACGCTAAATGAGAAAGAGGAGCTTACCGTGGATGGGAAGACGGTGCATATAATTCCTGCTTGGGAATGGATGCTGAAGTAAACCGTGTTTTTACTCCCCAAAATTGTGTCTGACACAAAAAAACGTCATAAAATGATGTATTATGAAGTAAAGCTACCTTCTACCGAGAAGTCATTCGGCAGAAGGTAGCTTTACTTTTCTATAGAGGGTTCTATCCCTCGCAGAGCTTAGCCAGCTCTTCCAGGTTATCCGCCACTTCTATCACATCTCGCCAATCGCCACGAATCATGCTTTTCTCTGCCATATCGTCCAAAAGGGCGATGATGGAGTTCCAGAAGCCTTTCATGTTGTAGAGAATCACCATCTTGTGATGGTAGCCGATGGTGTGGGCGGCAGCGATGGTGAAGATTTCATCCAGGGTGCCGACGCCGCCAGGAAGGGCTACAAAGATGTCGCTCTGGGCAAGCATCAGGTCCTTGCGGTCGCTGAGATTATCACACGGAATCTCGATGTCGAGGTCTGGGAAGGTTCTTCCTCCTCGCTCTACAAGCGTAGGAACCACACCGATGGTTCTGCCGCCATTCGCCTTTACTGCCTTGCCGATGCAATCCATCAGACCAGAGTTGCAGCCGCCGAAAACCAGGTCGTGGCCGTTCTCAGCCATCCACTTTCCCATCTCTTCTGTCAACGTGAAGAAGTCGGGGTCGATATTCTTATTTGCTGAACAAAAAACTGCTATTTTCATATTGCTTTATCTTCTATTTGATGATGTTTTATCCGTTATTTATAAATGTTTTAGGCAAAGGTACACAAAAATATCGAGATTATTGGGCTCTTTTTGCGGATAATTTCTTAATTTTGCAAACAATAACTAATCTTATAAACAGGAAGAAAGATTTCTAACAAAACAAGACAAGAGAATGAAAAGGATTATCACATATAGTATCATCGCATTGTTGCAGGCGTCGGTGGCGCTTGCTCAGACCTCTGTGTCGCTTGCACAAACACCTTCGAAGCCGAAGCTTCAGAAGCGGGAGAAGTATGAGTGGCAGGGAGAGATTCCTACCTATGTAGAAACGCTGAAGAAGGAACTGACCTATCCGATGGCTTGGGGAAACAGTCCGATTAAGAACTTCAAGAAGTGGAAGAAGGCGGCAAGGGCGAAGGTATTAGAATGCATGATGACGCCTCCGAAGGCGGCTGCGGCTTGGAATATGGAATTTTTGGGCGAGGAGCAGAGAGACGGATATAAGGCGCAGAAAATCGCCTTCAATATCAATGCCTATTCCCGAATTACGGCTTATCTCCTGATT includes these proteins:
- a CDS encoding M16 family metallopeptidase, which gives rise to MKYNTYTLDNGLRIIHLPSDSKVVYCGYQINAGTRNEEPGEEGLAHFCEHVTFKGTERRKAWHILNCLESVGGDLNAYTNKEGTVYYSAILKEHITRAVDLLTDIVFHSVYPQAEIDKEVEVICDEIESYNDSPAELIYDEFENIIFKGSPLGHNILGTAEQVRSFKTEDALRFTRKLYRPDNAIFFAYGDIDFKKLVRLLKKSFLSEERRVKSEETTFGDRRESQFNSPEAQAQFNIQHSTFNTQHSFEGQTIVMQKNTHQAHVMIGTRAYDVNDSRRMPLYLLNNMLGGPGMNAKLNLALREHNGLVYTVESTMAAYGDTGIWSIYFGCDEHDVKRCLRLVRKELDKFMQKPLSEAQLKAAKKQIKGQVGVACDNRENFALDFGKSFLHYGWEKNVDRLYEQVDEITAEQIQAVAQELFDKDRLTTLIFR
- a CDS encoding PfkB family carbohydrate kinase; translated protein: MRKVIGIGETVLDIIFKGGKPIEAVPGGSSFNAVISLGRAGVNASFISEAGNDRIGEYVIQFLRDNGVNADNVSIFPESKSPLSLAFLDENNNADYIFYKDHPHDQLEFATPEINPGDIVLFGSFFALNPVVRPQVAGFLEYAKEHGAILYYDINFRASHQNEIMKITPNLIENLEMADFVRGSHEDFGILYKKPEADKVYNAEISFYCKKFICTQGAEPVEVRAENGFAKSYPSEKMKPVSTIGAGDNFNAGFVFGLIKDGITREDIDRGLSEAQWDSLLVSAQEFSTECCKDIYNYVSKEFGEEKKKKL
- a CDS encoding FprA family A-type flavoprotein, which produces MTEITNKIYYVGVNDRNKHRFEGLWPLPNGVSYNSYIIDDEKVALVDTVEVDFFTQFLENIHEVIGDREIDYLIINHMEPDHSGSIALIKKYYPNIKIVGNKKTLGMLEGFYGVTDDVVEVKNGETLSLGNHELSFVLIPMVHWPETMVTLDAKNKVLFSGDAFGCFGALNGGIIDTEINCETFWLEMVRYYSNIVGKYGIPVQNALKKLAGVELDYICSTHGPVWHEHIEKVIGMYDKMSKYETEPGLVICYGTMYGNTERMAEIIARAASKAGVKNIVMYNISKTHHSYILRDIFRYKGLIVGAPTYNAGLYHEMEVLLSELANKDVKNHLLGWYGSHCWASKAVAKIQEWNDTKLHYEAVGEPVDMKQAITPEVKAQCEALGKAMAEKLLAE
- a CDS encoding ATP-binding protein is translated as MKELLKQIIFEQQDNCRHLMQDAIPRHIEEEWLTTSEILIITGVRRCGKSVLLQQLRDKLEEKDFFFNFDDERLVNFKLEDFATLQECFFELFGEQHTYYFDEIQNIAGWETFVRRLYNEGNKVVVTGSNARMLSKEMGTHLTGRYISVEVYPFSFAEYLQLEHIEPSQKDFYLMASRSKLLGHFRDFLERGGFPKYLQTGSVSYLSSLYESIIFRDVMARNGLTNDKEIKELAFYLASNATKRVTYNSLGKIVGIRHPETIKNYLEYIQQTYMIFQLLKYAPSVKTQMLSPKKVYFIDNAIISRMGFNVTDNNGVKLENAVFIELLRRGYDLFYHADKKECDFVVREGVRITQAYQVTVKMDDEKTRKREIEGLQEAMEIYDLSEGYIITLNEKEELTVDGKTVHIIPAWEWMLK
- a CDS encoding TIGR00730 family Rossman fold protein codes for the protein MKIAVFCSANKNIDPDFFTLTEEMGKWMAENGHDLVFGGCNSGLMDCIGKAVKANGGRTIGVVPTLVERGGRTFPDLDIEIPCDNLSDRKDLMLAQSDIFVALPGGVGTLDEIFTIAAAHTIGYHHKMVILYNMKGFWNSIIALLDDMAEKSMIRGDWRDVIEVADNLEELAKLCEG